A window of Pirellulales bacterium genomic DNA:
CCCGTCTTGCGACGGATCGTATAGTTCAGGTCGCCGGTTTCCTCGCAGGCGAGGAACACGACTTCGACCTTTTTCTTGCTTTTCCCCATCGGAACACGCTTCTCCCGAAAATCCGCACCGTATTAGTATTAAGGTCTTATCAGGGGTTTGATTGTACCCGGTGAAGGCCGCTTCCCGCCAGCCCCGGGAGTTATGGTCTCGGGAGTTAGCCGCTACAACCC
This region includes:
- the rpmG gene encoding 50S ribosomal protein L33 encodes the protein MGKSKKKVEVVFLACEETGDLNYTIRRKTGGEKLKLMKYSPRLRKHTLHAEKKKR